The Vigna unguiculata cultivar IT97K-499-35 chromosome 1, ASM411807v1, whole genome shotgun sequence nucleotide sequence TTCAACATGAAGCAATTAACTACCTTCTATAGGTCGAGAACAAGGATTctacttaacaaaaattgacaaTAACAAAGACAAAAACAAGTACAATCAAGAGAAATTGCCAGTGGAAGTTTGTAGCTGCAGTATTACAATAGCATCCATGCACAAGTCTACCACAGAAAAGTAATCAAATTTCTGTGCTCCAATTAATCATAACTTGGTAAACCAGACTGATAAGTTGTTTTGGTTTATAGCATATTACCAAGATTCGTAGCATTCAGATGAAGCTATTATAGAGTTTGAGCTAATAATCAAACAAATGGTACAGTAATAGAAAACTATGGTCTTGATAGCATAAACTCTGCTATAAATACTTTtaacagaagaaaataaaaaggtaacATACATTAAGTTTCTCTCagttaaaatcaatttacaGACTTTAACTTTTATACAAGTTCCCTTATCTACCTTCCTCAAAGTTATGGAACAAACTTATGGAAAAAAGTTATATTCAATTtgcttttgttttcttctaCTATGAGTGATTATGGATACAACCAAACAAAGAGTATATGCACATGTTGCTGTGGCAAGGAGTTTCAACACATGTTGATAGTTCACTAATTCTCAAAGTGTAATCAGACAAGTTTCTTCATAAACAGACGTGTAAATTAACCAACATGATATAGATCAGATAGAAGACATTGCATTCATGAAAGCAAACCAAACAGAGATAGGGATCTTCAAAATATCTATAGAAAAATCATAGGCAGTACTTCAGAAGAAACCAAAATGGAAGATCTTATTTGATGTCTAGTTCTAACAATGCTAACAGTGAcactaaaacaatgaaacagTTTTTTTGTTCACTCTGTAATGCTTTTTTTCTCTAACTACTCTTTTCctcttcaattttcttttctttctttttggaTGTGGCCTGAGAATACAGGAAGGTCCCAAGAATTGCAATGGCAGAACCAAGGCCATTAAGAGGTCGAACAGGGTTCCTGAACACCAAAACCGTAGATACAATCACCACCACTCTTTTCATTGTGTTTCCCACAGAGAAACTCAATGGACTAATTTCATCAAGTGCTTGGTACGATGATTGGTTATAAAGATGGTAGAAAACCCCAGATAACAGCACCCAGAAATAAAATGTGGATGGTTTGCCAATAGCTTCAATGGCCTTGTAATAGCCAGGGATCCACTGAGACCCTTCAACAAAAACAGCCACTGGAAAAAGGTAGAGGAATGAAAGAATAGTAATCCAACCATACAAGTTTAAGCCATCAACTTCCTTGAAATTCTGCAAACTTTTCTTGGAGTAGATGTTCCTCAACACAAAACCAACATTGCTGATAAGGGCACCCCACAATCCTTGTACATTGAAAGACACCTCGGTAACAGCAGCTAAAGAACAACCAAGCACAATGGGTAGAATGGAGAGCCAAACCTGAATGGGGTACTTATCACCGAGGACGGAAGAAAATATGACAGAGAAAACCGGTTCTGCAGATTTGATGACATGGGTGAAGGACACAGCCACCTTGGAGAATGACACACACGCTGAAATGTGGCCTATTGTGTGGAACAAAGCAGGTCCGAGGAGAGCAACGATGAAGGGTTTCGAGATTTTGGGACAAGGTTGGAGCTTGGAGGACCAAAGCACCAGCATCCAAATGGACCCAACCAAGAGCTGAAAAGAAGCAAGAAGCCATGGGAAAGGGAATATGTTCAACACCTTCTTGTTGTAAATGTTGAACACGATGTTTTGGAAgtaccatagcccaaacaccaGAGCAAGTTTGAGATTCTTCGATTTGGGGGCAACATTTTCTCCTCCTCCGGGATTGGTTTCAGACGCAGCCTTAACGATTTGAAGGCTGGGTTTTGACGAGGGTTGAAGGAATCCGTTGAAAGATCTTACCTTTGAGATTGCATGTTGGATCTGAGATGTTGGGGCGAAAGAAAGTTTGGAACTTTGAAGAGGATTGGGTCTGTGTTGGGTCTGAAACCTTGTGAGAAGATTTGGTTTGAGATGCGGAGATGCATTGAGGAAGAAATTGGGTTTGGGTTTGGTGAAAGTGAGAggggatgatgatgatggaacAACATTTGAAGacagcattttttttttatctgtggCTGTTCTTGATCTCAGACACAAGAACAATGAAAAAGAGAACTGAAAAACTGATTCTGAATTGAAAAGGTCGCAAAAAGAACAGATTTGGAGCTTTAAAAGCTTCCAAATCAATGGAGTCCTTTTAAGAGCAGAAGAGGAACTGTGAAGTATAAACAGCACAGACCAACCCCTTCCACAAAACCTAGTACACACGAAGGGCAAATGTTCGTGAAGTCTCGCACGTTGGAACACTGTTTTTCGACCGTTGGATTTTGCATTTTCAAATCAATGGCTacgtttttatctttttcttacaTGTTTTACAGTTTCACAGCTATTTTTTTATTCCCGTGTCTTCTATTTTCGCGTCATTCCCTCTGTTAGAAACCACGCATTCCAAGAAAAACagataaataaatgattttgtGTTCTGTTAATAATACGATAAATGTGTTATAAATAGTTGGCAACTACTCTTATTATATCACTCACTGTGTTAGAGTGAAGATACTAAGATCCTtcatttaaatgttattttaatttggaaaataaatgttttatttgggtGGAAGGTAACtagaaaacaagaagaaaataaaaatatagagaaaGAGAATAGAATTGGACATTGTCATGattaaaagaggaaaaaagtatttgatgatgtaataaagtaaaaagattaaaataatttaataatataataaatgagtatgtattaaaattaaaagataacttaaaaataatttaatgtaaaaattaattgtgtaaaaatataaattaaattaaaataaattttaattaaagtgaaATTGTAAAATCAATCTAAACAAAAGATATTTTAGAATAATGacattaaaatagaaaattcatttaaaattttaacaaataaaaaatatttaaaataaatcatttcataaagcaaaaaattgaaattatttaaatttataaaattatttttattctatacaCGACATACATATAAATgtacacatatatacatatactaaGTACAAACTTGAAGAGTTAGTCTTGTAATTACGAACAATtcgtttattttttaacaatttagaAAGATTAGACATTTAtgtgtttaaaatataatatatataagttttattttatcattttctcataatttgtaggtatgtttttctttttcacctcctttttattacttaagtacttaatttttttattattattatagatcgATTGTTGGTGTGAGTTTATATAACTAATATTGCCACAACTAAGAATATCAAAGGAAAGAAAGAGTTTATGTAAAGATGAATACAAATAATCTTGTTTCTAATAGACATAAGCTAAAGCATactattaacaaataattagcaAGTTGTATTCCTTCAAAGTTCAACCACTAAACAcctaaaagataattaaatcaAAGAGGGTCAAAATTATTCTAAACTAGCTTATTATATCCACCACCATTGCCAAGGTTAAAATCCTAAATTTGGAAGAAGTATAAAACTATTGTACAAACAAAATCATTAATAGTATCACAACATCTTTGCATTCTCCATCGCAAGTCTTTCTTTGTTGTCTTTCTAAGCAAAATTCATCATATAACACAAGAGAGGGACGAtttggaaataaaaaattaataagctTTTGATAACATCAACTCCGCAGGCTTGTTGCCAAAGACCCACATGTTTCTAACAATTAACTCAATTGACTTTTCTTTTGGTAGCTTAATAAGTTTTGAGACATCGTTTATATGAAAGTGTTCAAGTTTTTATTGCACGACTTGTAACCAATTTTGGTGGTCTAGTTCTTTGTAGACAACTTAAAGTTCTCTTCTAGCTTTTGTACATTTTTGTTTATTGACTTTTACTTTTCAGCCGGATTGTCTATCGTAGGTTTAAACCCTCTCTTACATTGTTTGATGGCGAAAAGGATGCTTCTTCTTTCTTATTGCTTCGATTAATCTactagttaaaaaaataaaacattgtcCAACTCTAATGATCTCTTATTTGGCTTATGATCATTGAATCCAATATAAATTTCCTTTTCAATTCTCATTATTTTTGAGTTATAATCTTCGCAGGCTTTTCATGTTTCAAGGTATATAAACATAATTTCTTTATTACTTTTAGAGATAAACTCTCAAAGGCTATCTTTTGTCTTTAGAGCTACGAGTACTTAGAAAGTTAAATTAGAATTTCAGAGAGTTCTAACTAAACATCTCTTACAATGACTCATTTTTCTTCTCTACTacatttgtttttgtgtaaTGTTTGTGGAGTTGAAAaattgtattgaaatttataataattgttgAAAGCGTTTGTAAATGAACTATCTCCCATGATCTCTTGAAATTGAGGCAATGTGtaaatctttctcattttttactTTCTTGCAAGATTTTACAAATAACTTTAAAAGTTTTGTCCTTTTAAGCAAGAAATATTGCCCATGTCCATTTAGTGTAACCTTTGATCACTAGTTTAGTCTTGTTTCTCATGATGTAACCTTCTTCATTAAGATTGTTGTGAAAAAACACACTAGGTTTCGACATTTAAACTAGTTATTTTGTAACTCAATGTCGttcttctaaaattatttaagtttttcttgCATTACTTGCACTTAATTTAAATTGCTATTGCTTTGTAGGCAACCTTAACTCTAAGTGAGATATGAAAGTTAAATTCTCTTGGAAGGTACATCTCATTCTTCCTTGTTTAGTAAAATTTTCTAATGGATAAACTTTCATCATTTAAGCATTTATGTTGGTTGTCTCTTGTCCTTGAGCTAACTATCTAATGTAAATTCAAATGCTTTTGTTACATGTTTGATGGTGGAGAGTTCTTGTTTCTTcttgctttaatcaatttacaaaaaatattgtaaacTGTAATATTGTCAGTTcaattagtataaaatttataaaaagagtttaaaatttttggtaAAGTAATATCACCTGtatttatttagtataattGTCTACATTATATCTGTTATCATTAACAAacacgattttttttttctatatagatttaaatgtatatactgaatatatttttcaaaagaaaccaTGTTCTTATTGAAAGATCTAGTTACAGTTGAGTTCTTTGTTTTCACGTCTGATAACTTAACCGTTTTTCTCTTTCCTCACTCTTTCTCCTTCAAGCTCATCATCAATGGCGGACTGGTCTGAACTTCCGAAGGACCTTCTCAACCTAATCTCTCAACGCCTTCAAAGCCCTCTCTACCTTCTCCGTTTCCGATCCGTTTGTTCTTCTTGGCGCTCTTCttcgtcatcatcatcttcttcttccccttTTCCCTTCTCTCACTCCATCACTCTCACCCCCACCTTCTCCCTCTACCACCGCTCCCTCCTCCTCCTCACGCCACCCTCCACCGCCCCCAATTGCCGCCCCTGGCTCGTTAAAATTTCCCACGACCCACGCGCCCGCACCGCGCGTCTATTCCATACGCTTTCCCGCTCCCAGCCAAAACGACCGCGTTTCGCGCTCGACCTCCTCCGCCTCCACGTTCTCGACCTTGGCTGCGAGTTCCGCCTCTCCAGCGCCTGCCCCTCCACGGAATCCCTCTACGACGAGAAGCTCGTCCTGCTCTCCGCCGGAAATGACGGCTTTGCCCTCCTCACCATCCACATCTCCGGCAAGCTCGCCCTCTTCCTCCGCGGCGACTCGGGCTGGACCATCATCCCCGACATGCCGACCCCCTACGACGACGTCTGCGCCTTCCGCGGCACCTTCTACGCCGTCGACGGCAACGGCCGTACAGTCACCGTGGGGCTCGACGCCTCGCTCCGCGTTGTCACGGAGCGCGTCTTCGGCGGGGACAAGAAGTTTCTGGTAGAGTGCAACGGCGCGCTGATGCTGGTGGACCTGTACTTGTTCGCGGACTACGAAAATTTGGACGAGGAGGATGTTGGTGTCATTGGGTGGGAGAGGACGGTGAGGTTTGATGTGTTTAGGCTCGATGAGGAGGTGGGGAGGTGGGTGGAGGTGGCGAGTTTAGGGGAGTGGGTTTTGTTCTTGGGAGATGATTGTGCGTTTTCGGCTTCTGCAAAGGATTTGGGGGTTGAGAGAGGGAACTACGTGGTGTTTAGAGATGATGGGTTGGGTGCTGTCAGGGTTGCTAATGGAGTTGGGGTTTTTGATTTGGATGATGGAAGGATTTCGCCCTTGTCTCAGTGTCCTGGCTTTTCTGAGCTATTCTGGCCGCCCCCGGTTTGGGTCAGAACCCATTGATGCTTCGCGAGGTGTGtatgaatgtatatatatgtgtatgctGATTTGGTAGATGatttttatgtgttttcatGCTGAATTGTGCTATTAATGTCTATTTCCATTGGTATGTATTTGTGCATTGTATGTGTATGTGTATGAGAATTTCAAGTGTTCTCATTGGTGAGTTGTTCTATGAATATACATTTCCATTGGTATGTGTGTGTGAACATACGTGTATGTGAATACTGATTTGGCAGAAGCTTTTCAAGTGTTTTCATGGTGAATTGTGTTGTTCTATGAATATCTATTCCGATTGGTGTGTATATGAATATGTGTGTGCTGATTTGGTAGAAAGGTTTTCATGGTGAATTGTGCTATAAATATCTATTTCCCTTGGTTAGTGCATGTTTGGTTTTCGGTTGGGAAGATGATTCTTGGACACCCCTTGAGATAGATGGGAAGACAAAAGATATAAGGAATTGATATGATTGAAGATCTGATGTTAGAAGAAGTGAGGTGGAGAGAGAAATAAGAGGTATTTATGGCGTTGTTTGTAATTTCTGAGTGTTGGGAGGTTCCAATGTATGTTCAGAACGTAAAACGGAAAAGCATCTTTCTTTGGTTTTCAGTTGGAGTCCTGATATTAAACTGATTTTGGCTTTGAAACTCAGTTTGAAAAAATAGAAGTAAAGAGAGAGTTGCTTTTGCAAACTCAGTTTGCTAAATGAAGTTCATTCAAACTTAAGTTTACAAAATTTAGGGTGTTAATTTATCGTAAGGCaccatatttttcattattgtttGGTTGCATTGGGTGTTAATAGAGTCACAATTAGAATAGGGACTTTATTGTTTGGATAATGGTCGGATTGGGCCCTTGTTGAAGTGTCTGTGGTGGGTTTTCCGAGGTGTTCTGGCCACCGCCAGATTGATTCAGGTTGACACTTCATGCTTGGTATGCTGATTTAGTTGTTCTCAAGGTGAATTATGCATGAATATCTAATTTCATTGCTTAGTGCATGTTTGGTTTTCACTTGGAGACCCCAATGTGCAATCAAAATGTATGATCTCTTATTTAGTTTACAGTTTGATTTGATTGTAAATTGAGGTTTCTCTATTTTGTCTAGAAACTCAGTTTGAAAAAGAAGCAAAGGGAGAGATGCTTTTACAACTCAGTTTGCAAAATGAAGTTCATTCAAACTTAAGTTTAGAAACTTAATCCAAGCACAGCCTTAGTgtgtgttttaatttattagagGACACCTACAAAACCACTTGTTCTGGATTTTTAAACTTGATAACTGGAGTATTACTTTGTTGTTAATTGACGCATGTGCTAAGGTTTGGTGTATATAATGAAGGTTGATTAATGAAGTTTTAGATTAGGACTATAGGTTTCTTATGTGTAGTGAAGAAGTATAGGTATTTTTGACATGGCTCTTTTTTATTACGAGAGTTTCACTCGGTAATATGGCATATCTATAAAGTGGAGTAACACATTAGAGCACTGCACAAGCAGCTTCATGTGGCTTTCATTCCAGATGAAGTACTGTTGGTCAATCTTGAATGAGAACAGGCTAGCTGCTTTAAAATGGTTTTTGGTGTAAAGCTTGGTTATCAGTAATACATGTCACCGCTGGGGCTAGTTTGAGACCATACTTGAATGGTATTTTCCCTGTTGACTGATGTTTCTAGAAGACCTTTAGAAGAGGAGATCATAAAAGGATTTGCATATGTTATTACTACTAACAATGAAAGTGAACACTATTCCTTTGTGAATCCTCTCCacattattattctatttttgtgattttagtgATGCTGAAAATATTGtgcattatttaattttgaaagttaGCTTCTATGAATAATGGTGCATAATTTATGGATTTTGCAGGaaacttcaaaatttaaaaagaatgtcctacttgtataaattataatagttcATTTTTCTTGCTGCCTGGTATGTTAACCCCTTGAGGTGTCGATCATTGTATGCCATTGTTCATTACTGTTTAGTTATTTTGGTACATGTTCACCTACAGATACAGGCTC carries:
- the LOC114177958 gene encoding xylulose 5-phosphate/phosphate translocator, chloroplastic; protein product: MLSSNVVPSSSSPLTFTKPKPNFFLNASPHLKPNLLTRFQTQHRPNPLQSSKLSFAPTSQIQHAISKVRSFNGFLQPSSKPSLQIVKAASETNPGGGENVAPKSKNLKLALVFGLWYFQNIVFNIYNKKVLNIFPFPWLLASFQLLVGSIWMLVLWSSKLQPCPKISKPFIVALLGPALFHTIGHISACVSFSKVAVSFTHVIKSAEPVFSVIFSSVLGDKYPIQVWLSILPIVLGCSLAAVTEVSFNVQGLWGALISNVGFVLRNIYSKKSLQNFKEVDGLNLYGWITILSFLYLFPVAVFVEGSQWIPGYYKAIEAIGKPSTFYFWVLLSGVFYHLYNQSSYQALDEISPLSFSVGNTMKRVVVIVSTVLVFRNPVRPLNGLGSAIAILGTFLYSQATSKKKEKKIEEEKSS
- the LOC114166405 gene encoding F-box protein SKIP23-like, with translation MADWSELPKDLLNLISQRLQSPLYLLRFRSVCSSWRSSSSSSSSSSPFPFSHSITLTPTFSLYHRSLLLLTPPSTAPNCRPWLVKISHDPRARTARLFHTLSRSQPKRPRFALDLLRLHVLDLGCEFRLSSACPSTESLYDEKLVLLSAGNDGFALLTIHISGKLALFLRGDSGWTIIPDMPTPYDDVCAFRGTFYAVDGNGRTVTVGLDASLRVVTERVFGGDKKFLVECNGALMLVDLYLFADYENLDEEDVGVIGWERTVRFDVFRLDEEVGRWVEVASLGEWVLFLGDDCAFSASAKDLGVERGNYVVFRDDGLGAVRVANGVGVFDLDDGRISPLSQCPGFSELFWPPPVWVRTH